A window from Salvia miltiorrhiza cultivar Shanhuang (shh) chromosome 2, IMPLAD_Smil_shh, whole genome shotgun sequence encodes these proteins:
- the LOC131011828 gene encoding protein EMBRYO SAC DEVELOPMENT ARREST 30, with the protein MAWSERIKMKSKIKWAALGGLVLSFTSILVHLFLAKSSASLVLYSAVTAFTEDLNHFDGPIRKGAGYRRLWGKVNALEHLQPYANPRSTPYLVPNKQNHGFIYAKIHGGFEKIRTSICDLVAVARLLNATLVIPEIQQSLQSKGVSSNFKSFSYLYDEEHFMEALASDVIVVKSLPSDLMEGRKQKQYPIFKPKGSSSPKFYLQEVLPKLKSAKVIGLILNDGGCLQAILPSSLVEYQRLRCRVAFHVLRFRAQILEVAYQMVARLQGSGQPYLVYHPGLKRETLAYHGCAELFQDIHTELIQYRRAQMIKQGLVKEELSVDSYARKGNGSCPLMPEEVGLLLRAVGYPPRTRIYLAGSETFGGQRVLIPLRAMYANLVDRTSLCSKQELANVVGWETQLPTDSYVFPPKKSAKKLKEEWNKAGPRPRPLPPPPDRPIYRHEKEGWYGWIAETDAEPDPSPNDLRDQAHRLLWDALDYIVSLKADAFIPGYDNDGSGWADFSSLVMGHRLFELASSRTYRPDRKYLTELLNSTSDHIYHPPRNWTLAVREHLNKSMGEDGIMKGFRRVKPKSFLSHPLPECLCTTIKRADLVQLQKSSKYKIIYEGQDECPQGIARGLDVAGSRESSDDDAETQEDEIDTDILESDQNNQAETIPSMEQDEEMDPDD; encoded by the exons ATGGCGTGGTCAGAAAGGATTAAAatgaaatccaaaataaaatgggCGGCGCTTGGGGGACTAGTGTTATCATTTACTTCAATATTGGTGCATTTGTTTCTTGCAAAATCGAGTGCCAGTCTTGTGCTGTACAGTGCAGTCACTGCTTTCACTGAGGATTTGAATCACTTTGATGGTCCCATCAGAAAG GGTGCTGGTTATAGAAGGTTATGGGGAAAAGTCAATGCTTTGGAGCACTTACAGCCGTATGCAAACCCAAGAAGTACTCCATATCTTG TTCCCAATAAACAGAACCATGGGTTCATTTATGCTAAAATTCATGGCGGCTTTGAGAAGATTAGAACCTCG ATCTGCGATCTTGTCGCTGTGGCGAGGCTTCTAAATGCTACCCTAGTCATACCAGAGATCCAACAAAGCCTTCAATCAAAGGGCGTCAG TTCCAACTTCAAGAGTTTTTCTTACCTCTATGATGAAGAGCATTTCATGGAAGCTCTGGCAAGTGATGTGATTGTTGTAAAGAGCCTACCATCTGACTTGATGGAGGGCCGGAAACAGAAACAATATCCAATCTTCAAACCCAAGGGTTCTTCTTCTCCAAAATTTTATCTGCAAGAAGTTTTACCAAAACTAAAGAGTGCAAAGGTCATTGGCCTAATACTTAACGATGGAGGATGTTTACAG GCCATTCTTCCCTCAAGCTTGGTTGAGTACCAGAGGCTCAGGTGCCGAGTTGCATTTCATGTGCTGCGTTTCCGTGCACAAATTCTAGAGGTTGCATATCAAATGGTAGCAAG GCTACAAGGTTCTGGTCAACCATATCTTGTTTACCATCCAGGGCTGAAGAGAGAGACCCTAGCTTATCATGGTTGTGCTGAACTTTTTCAG GACATACACACGGAACTCATTCAATACCGTCGAGCACAGATGATTAAACAAGGATTAGTTAAAGAAGAGCTAAGTGTGGATTCATACGCTAGAAAAGGCAATGGTTCATGCCCTTTAATGCCAGAAGAG GTTGGACTTCTCCTTCGAGCTGTGGGTTACCCTCCTAGAACAAGAATATACTTGGCAGGTTCTGAAACCTTTGGTGGTCAAAGAGTACTGATTCCTTTACGTGCCATGTACGCCAATTTAGTGGATCGTACTTCTTTGTGCAGTAAACAAGAGTTAGCCAATGTAGTTGGCTGGGAAACCCAACTTCCCACAGATTCTTATGTATTTCCACCAAAAAAGAGCgcaaagaaactaaaagaaGAATGGAACAAGGCTGGTCCTCGTCCCCGTCCTCTCCCTCCGCCTCCTGACAGACCTATTTATCGACACGAGAAAGAAGGCTGGTATGGGTGGATTGCGGAAACAGATGCAGAACCTGACCCTTCCCCAAATGATTTAAGGGACCAAGCTCATCGTTTGCTATGGGATGCTCTTGATTATATTGTGTCTCTGAAAGCTGATGCATTCATTCCTGGTTATGACAATGATGGCAGTGGATGGGCAGATTTTTCCAGCTTAGTCATGGGACATAGGTTGTTCGAATTGGCTTCGAGTAGAACATACAGACCTGACAG GAAATATCTTACTGAACTCTTAAATAGCACCAGTGATCATATTTACCATCCTCCACGCAATTGGACTCTTGCTGTAAGAGAACACCTCAACAAAAGCATGGGAGAAGATGGCATTATGAAAGGATTTCGTCGGGTGAAACCAAAGTCATTTCTTTCCCACCCCCTGCCCGAGTGTTTATGCACAACCATCAAGCGTGCCGATCTCGTGCAGTTGCAAAAGAGCAGtaaatataaaatcatataCGAAGGGCAAGATGAGTGCCCTCAAGGAATTGCACGAGGTCTTGATGTGGCCGGATCACGAGAGAGCAGCGATGATGATGCTGAAACACAGGAAGATGAAATCGACACAGATATTCTTGAATCAGATCAGAATAACCAAGCTGAGACAATCCCCTCTATGGAACAGGACGAGGAAATGGACCCTGATGATTAA